The following coding sequences are from one Mycolicibacterium aichiense window:
- a CDS encoding AI-2E family transporter yields MPATRVSDDDSVDPFLRKTAAWSWRLLVVGAAIVALLWVVSRLEVIVVPVALATMLAALLLPAVDWLDRRGAPRGGAVALILLGGFAIFGGILTFVVSQFVSGLPGLVEQVTYSIDGLRRWLVDGPAHLSREQIDNAGNTAIKALRDNQEQLTTGALSTAATLTELVTGALLVLFTLIFLLHGGRNIYSFVTKIIPSHARERVRDAGRAGFGSLIGYVRATALVALVDAVGIGTGLAIMGIPLALPLASLVFLGAFIPLVGAVVTGFLAVVVALLAKGVVYAAITLGLIIAVQQLEAHILQPLVMGRAVSIHPLAIVLAISAGAVLAGIVGALLSVPLVAFLNSAIRVLVADDPAEEAAALEENDDGIILNAEPDVVPPKREKD; encoded by the coding sequence ATGCCGGCCACCCGCGTTTCGGACGACGACTCGGTCGATCCCTTCCTTCGTAAAACCGCAGCGTGGTCTTGGCGTCTGCTGGTCGTCGGGGCGGCCATCGTGGCCTTGCTGTGGGTCGTCAGCCGCCTCGAGGTCATCGTGGTTCCGGTGGCCCTGGCCACCATGCTGGCGGCTCTGCTGCTGCCTGCCGTGGACTGGCTCGACCGTCGCGGAGCTCCGCGGGGCGGGGCGGTGGCCCTGATCCTCCTCGGCGGCTTCGCGATCTTCGGTGGGATTTTGACTTTCGTTGTCAGCCAATTCGTTTCGGGCCTGCCCGGGCTGGTGGAACAGGTCACCTACAGCATCGACGGCTTGCGGCGCTGGCTCGTCGACGGCCCTGCGCACCTGAGTCGCGAACAGATCGACAACGCAGGCAACACGGCCATCAAGGCGCTGCGCGACAACCAGGAGCAGCTGACCACCGGCGCCCTGTCAACAGCGGCCACCCTCACCGAGCTCGTCACCGGCGCACTGCTGGTGCTGTTCACCCTGATCTTCCTGCTGCACGGCGGCCGCAACATCTACAGCTTCGTCACCAAGATCATTCCGTCGCACGCCCGCGAGCGGGTGCGGGACGCAGGCCGGGCCGGCTTCGGCTCGCTGATCGGCTACGTGCGGGCCACCGCGCTCGTCGCACTCGTGGACGCCGTCGGTATCGGCACCGGCCTGGCGATCATGGGCATCCCGCTGGCGCTGCCCCTGGCCTCCTTGGTCTTCCTCGGTGCGTTCATCCCCTTGGTGGGCGCCGTGGTCACCGGATTCCTCGCGGTGGTGGTCGCGCTGCTGGCCAAAGGTGTCGTCTACGCGGCGATCACGCTGGGGCTGATCATCGCGGTGCAGCAGCTGGAGGCGCACATTCTGCAGCCGCTGGTGATGGGCCGGGCGGTGTCCATCCACCCGCTGGCGATCGTGCTCGCCATCTCGGCCGGTGCCGTGCTGGCCGGCATCGTCGGCGCGCTGCTCTCGGTGCCGTTGGTGGCATTCCTCAACAGCGCCATTCGGGTTCTGGTGGCCGACGATCCAGCCGAGGAAGCCGCCGCGCTCGAGGAGAACGATGACGGCATCATCCTCAACGCCGAGCCCGACGTCGTCCCGCCGAAGCGCGAGAAGGACTAG
- a CDS encoding lysylphosphatidylglycerol synthase transmembrane domain-containing protein has translation MSYDASVNAAREDHGPPARGKYWWVRWAVLGVALIVLVVEATLVWDQLAKAWTSLISANGWWVLAAAAAAMLSMHSFAQIQRTLLRSAGVIVHQWRSEAAFYAGNALSTTMPGGPVLSATFVYRQQRLWGASPVVASWQLVMSGALQVVGLALLGLGGAFLLGAKNNPFSLLFTLGGFIALLLLAQAVATRPELIDGIGVKVLGWVNSVRGKPTDTGLRRWRETLNQLESVSLSRRTLGVAFGWSFFNWVCDVACLAFAAYATGGRPSLAGLTVAYAAARAVGSIPLMPGGLLVVEAVLVPGLVSSGMALSGAISAMLIYRLVSWIFISTIGWVVFFFLFRTEGPLDPDAVADEIAAAEAENGTAVDDPADTALQGPVPPPCPDPDDDARP, from the coding sequence GTGTCCTACGACGCGTCGGTGAACGCCGCCCGCGAGGATCACGGCCCCCCGGCGCGCGGGAAGTACTGGTGGGTCCGCTGGGCGGTGCTCGGCGTCGCGCTGATCGTGCTGGTCGTCGAGGCCACCCTGGTGTGGGATCAACTGGCCAAAGCCTGGACGAGCCTGATCTCGGCGAACGGCTGGTGGGTGCTGGCGGCGGCGGCCGCGGCCATGCTGTCGATGCACAGCTTCGCCCAGATCCAGCGCACGCTACTGCGCTCGGCCGGGGTGATCGTCCACCAGTGGCGCTCCGAAGCGGCGTTCTACGCAGGCAATGCGCTGAGCACCACGATGCCCGGCGGTCCCGTGCTCTCCGCGACGTTCGTCTACCGGCAGCAGCGGCTGTGGGGCGCCTCCCCGGTGGTCGCGTCATGGCAGCTGGTGATGTCCGGTGCGCTGCAGGTAGTCGGGCTGGCACTGCTGGGTCTCGGCGGCGCATTCCTGTTGGGCGCCAAGAACAATCCGTTCTCGCTGCTGTTCACCCTCGGCGGGTTCATCGCCCTGCTGTTGCTCGCGCAGGCAGTGGCGACCCGGCCCGAACTCATCGACGGCATCGGCGTCAAAGTCCTGGGCTGGGTCAACTCGGTACGCGGCAAGCCCACCGACACCGGTTTGCGCCGGTGGCGCGAAACCCTCAACCAACTCGAATCGGTCAGCTTGAGCCGCCGCACCCTCGGGGTGGCGTTCGGCTGGTCGTTCTTCAACTGGGTGTGCGACGTGGCGTGCCTGGCGTTCGCCGCCTACGCCACCGGCGGGCGGCCGTCGCTGGCCGGTCTGACCGTCGCCTATGCCGCCGCCCGCGCGGTCGGCTCGATCCCGCTGATGCCGGGCGGCCTGCTGGTCGTGGAGGCCGTGCTCGTGCCCGGACTGGTCTCCAGCGGAATGGCGCTGTCCGGAGCCATCTCGGCGATGCTGATCTATCGGCTGGTCAGCTGGATCTTCATCTCGACGATCGGCTGGGTGGTGTTCTTCTTCCTGTTCCGCACCGAAGGCCCCCTGGACCCGGACGCCGTCGCCGACGAGATCGCCGCGGCCGAAGCCGAAAACGGCACCGCCGTCGACGACCCTGCCGACACCGCGCTGCAGGGCCCGGTACCGCCGCCGTGCCCGGACCCCGACGACGACGCCCGGCCCTGA
- a CDS encoding DUF3054 domain-containing protein, with protein MAVRRDIRPAVLALAGDIVCVVVFCAIGRRSHAEGLTLAGIAETAWPFLSGTLAGWLISRAWRAPTAIAPTGLIVWLSTVVVGMVLRKASSQGVAVSFIIVASVVTAVLLLGWRGIAAVVAKRSG; from the coding sequence ATGGCAGTTCGTAGGGACATCCGCCCGGCGGTACTGGCGCTGGCCGGCGACATCGTCTGCGTGGTGGTGTTCTGCGCGATCGGTCGCCGCAGCCACGCCGAGGGCCTGACGCTTGCCGGAATCGCCGAGACGGCATGGCCGTTTCTGTCCGGCACCCTGGCCGGTTGGCTGATCTCCCGGGCCTGGCGGGCACCGACCGCGATCGCGCCGACCGGCCTGATCGTCTGGCTTTCGACCGTCGTGGTGGGAATGGTGTTGCGCAAGGCCAGTTCTCAGGGCGTTGCGGTGAGCTTCATCATCGTCGCGTCGGTAGTGACGGCGGTGCTGCTGTTGGGCTGGCGCGGCATCGCCGCCGTCGTCGCCAAACGCAGCGGCTAG
- a CDS encoding HAMP domain-containing sensor histidine kinase produces the protein MSSLGQSLSLRSRVALAAAVAAAIVVALLAALTSVVLANNDEAQLDKRLDSIVDASMYPEQLRDPSRVVTTGRSRSTGQVMFQRGFQLPPLPPGTTTVTVNNFDYRVRTVNVDQSGGILVSIGIRADSILLSRARIPLYVLIVCLAVMVALALGWILAGPAIRPLLKLTEQTRRLGTGHDRLDPVHGSREAEDLSEAMIAMLNRLADAQAATTNSLQAAQDFAANAAHELRTPLTAMRADLDTLRIHDLPPEERDEVVADLARAQRRVEAIITALGQLASGQLARAEDREPIDVAEMLDRVARENIRSGVGEIIVEADEAGTVWGWPAGLRLAVDNLVRNAITHGEATRIVLRARRQGPLLAITVDDNGRGLPAEEHRKVLGRFARGSTATAGGSGLGLALVAQQAALHGGDIELSDGPLGGLRAVLTVSTAPEPVAPAGQS, from the coding sequence GTGAGTTCACTGGGCCAGAGCCTGTCCCTGCGCAGCCGGGTCGCCTTGGCCGCCGCGGTGGCCGCCGCGATCGTGGTCGCGCTGCTGGCGGCGCTGACGTCGGTCGTGCTGGCCAACAACGATGAGGCGCAGCTGGATAAGCGCCTGGACTCGATCGTCGACGCCAGCATGTATCCCGAACAGCTGCGTGATCCCAGCCGGGTGGTGACGACCGGACGATCACGGTCCACCGGTCAGGTCATGTTCCAGCGCGGGTTCCAGTTGCCGCCGCTTCCGCCGGGGACCACGACGGTCACCGTCAACAACTTCGACTACCGGGTGCGGACGGTGAACGTCGACCAGTCCGGCGGGATTCTGGTCTCGATCGGTATCCGCGCCGACAGTATCCTGCTGAGCCGCGCCAGGATTCCGCTCTATGTGTTGATCGTCTGCCTCGCGGTGATGGTCGCGCTGGCGCTGGGCTGGATCCTGGCCGGGCCGGCGATCCGGCCGCTGCTGAAACTCACCGAGCAGACCAGGCGGTTGGGGACCGGCCACGATCGCCTCGATCCGGTGCACGGCTCCCGGGAGGCCGAGGACCTGTCCGAGGCGATGATCGCGATGCTCAACCGGTTGGCGGATGCCCAGGCGGCGACCACGAATTCGCTTCAGGCGGCGCAGGATTTCGCGGCCAACGCCGCTCACGAACTGCGCACCCCGCTGACCGCGATGCGCGCCGATCTGGACACTCTGCGCATCCACGACCTGCCGCCGGAGGAGCGCGACGAGGTGGTCGCCGACCTGGCGCGCGCGCAGCGGCGGGTGGAGGCCATCATCACCGCGCTGGGGCAGTTGGCGTCGGGGCAGCTGGCCCGCGCCGAGGACCGCGAGCCGATCGATGTCGCGGAGATGCTCGATCGGGTTGCGCGGGAGAACATCCGGTCCGGGGTGGGGGAGATCATCGTGGAGGCCGACGAGGCCGGCACGGTGTGGGGCTGGCCGGCCGGGCTGCGGTTGGCCGTGGACAACCTGGTGCGCAATGCGATCACCCACGGGGAAGCAACCCGCATCGTGCTGCGGGCCCGCCGTCAGGGCCCGCTGCTGGCTATCACCGTCGACGACAACGGCCGCGGCCTGCCTGCCGAAGAGCATCGAAAAGTGTTGGGCCGCTTCGCTCGTGGCAGCACCGCCACCGCCGGCGGCTCAGGTCTCGGCTTGGCGTTGGTGGCTCAGCAGGCCGCGCTGCACGGCGGCGACATCGAACTCTCCGACGGCCCGCTCGGCGGCTTGCGCGCTGTCTTGACGGTCTCGACCGCCCCGGAACCCGTCGCCCCGGCGGGGCAGTCCTAG
- a CDS encoding response regulator transcription factor, translated as MVDDDPDVRTSVARGLRHSGFDVRVAATGKEALRLLANENHDALVLDVQMPELDGVAVVTALRALGNDIPICVLSARDTVNDRIAGLEAGADDYLTKPFDLGELVARLHALLRRASHSHEGSDAVTIGPLTIDTARRLVFVNGDRVELTKREFDLLAVLAENSGVVLSRQRLLELVWGYDFDVDTNVADVFISYLRRKLEREGVPRVIHTVRGIGYVLRSEP; from the coding sequence ATGGTCGACGACGACCCGGACGTCCGGACTTCGGTTGCCCGCGGTTTGCGGCACTCGGGTTTCGACGTCCGGGTCGCGGCGACCGGCAAGGAAGCGTTGCGGCTGTTGGCGAACGAGAATCACGACGCGTTGGTGCTCGATGTCCAGATGCCGGAGCTCGACGGTGTGGCGGTGGTGACCGCACTGCGGGCACTGGGCAACGACATTCCGATCTGCGTGCTGTCGGCACGCGACACCGTCAACGACCGGATCGCCGGCCTGGAGGCGGGCGCCGACGACTATCTGACCAAGCCGTTCGATCTGGGCGAGCTGGTGGCCAGATTGCATGCGCTGCTGAGGCGGGCGTCGCATTCACACGAGGGTTCCGACGCCGTCACGATCGGACCACTGACCATCGACACCGCCCGACGGCTGGTGTTCGTCAACGGCGACCGGGTCGAGCTGACCAAACGCGAGTTCGACCTCTTGGCCGTACTCGCCGAGAACTCGGGTGTGGTGCTGTCCCGGCAGCGGCTCCTGGAGCTGGTGTGGGGTTACGACTTCGACGTCGACACCAACGTCGCCGACGTGTTCATCAGTTATCTGCGGCGCAAGCTCGAACGCGAAGGTGTGCCGCGGGTGATCCACACGGTGCGCGGCATCGGGTACGTCCTGCGGTCGGAGCCGTGA
- a CDS encoding heme-binding protein — protein sequence MLLNARLARRAVVGAIGTGAVAGAMLIGAAPSALADPPPNCTAADLAGVAAGVSAATSAYLFTHPDVNAFFTGLEGAPRDTIRSEVKQYLDYNPSVKADLQGIRQPLVDLKNRCGNAPDVPGA from the coding sequence ATGTTGCTTAATGCCCGTCTGGCCCGTCGCGCGGTCGTCGGAGCGATCGGCACGGGCGCCGTCGCCGGCGCGATGCTGATTGGCGCAGCCCCGTCGGCGCTGGCCGATCCGCCGCCGAACTGCACCGCCGCCGACCTCGCCGGTGTGGCCGCGGGTGTGTCCGCGGCGACGTCGGCCTACCTGTTCACGCACCCGGACGTCAACGCGTTCTTCACCGGTCTGGAGGGTGCGCCGCGCGACACCATCCGGTCCGAGGTGAAGCAGTACCTGGACTACAACCCTTCGGTGAAGGCCGACCTGCAGGGCATCCGCCAGCCGCTGGTCGATCTGAAGAACCGCTGCGGTAACGCTCCTGACGTTCCTGGCGCCTAA
- a CDS encoding hemophore, which translates to MSASTVSATAGLRRGLCAVLAATTAGGAALLALSTSVSMSEATAAPDPCAASQLAKTVGTVATNTGTYLDAHPQTNQALTTISQQQAGPQTVVALKSYFDANPQAAKDLQAIQQPLTSMSTQCKLPVSLPQLLGLMQSAQSGGLPATAPGLLTATTPAQQLSGSQAPLGNGPLPGPATIGTR; encoded by the coding sequence ATGTCTGCGTCCACCGTCTCCGCGACCGCCGGCCTGCGCCGCGGGTTGTGTGCTGTGCTGGCCGCCACCACGGCCGGCGGCGCCGCGCTGCTGGCGCTGTCGACATCGGTGTCGATGTCGGAGGCGACCGCCGCACCCGACCCGTGCGCGGCCAGTCAGCTCGCCAAGACAGTCGGCACCGTGGCCACCAACACCGGCACCTATCTGGACGCGCACCCGCAGACCAATCAGGCGCTGACGACGATCTCCCAGCAGCAGGCCGGTCCGCAGACCGTGGTGGCGTTGAAGAGTTACTTCGACGCCAACCCGCAAGCCGCCAAGGACCTGCAGGCCATTCAGCAGCCGCTGACGAGTATGTCCACGCAGTGCAAGTTGCCGGTGAGCCTGCCGCAGCTGCTCGGCCTGATGCAGTCGGCTCAGAGCGGCGGCCTGCCCGCAACGGCGCCGGGCCTGCTGACCGCTACGACACCGGCGCAACAACTCTCCGGCAGCCAGGCGCCCCTGGGCAACGGCCCGTTGCCGGGCCCGGCCACGATCGGTACTCGCTGA
- a CDS encoding MMPL family transporter encodes MMRLSSNLRRFRWLVFTCWLLALVPSVYLALTESNHLTGGGFDVAGSQSLHVQYQLEDHFPDQGASPLALVAAPRADASYADMNTAVAQLEEAAKQVPSVVVVPNQGQPAPAPDRPYVVSLRLDFNNTGAVDVARQLRQKIGVTGDQPGQIQNGRVKLYVIGQGALGAAAQTSTKHDIAEAERWNLPIVLIVLLAVFGSLAAAAVPLLLAVCTVVVTMGVVYLLSTVMSMSVFVTSTVSMFGIALAVDYSLFILMRYREELRAGRDPQQAADAAMATSGLAVLLSGLTVIASLTGIYLINTPVLRSMATGAILAVAVAVLTSTTLTPAVLATFGRPVARRSPLLQWSRRAEATQSRFWTRWVGEVMRRPWLSALGATAVLLLMAAPAFSMVLGNSMQRQFPATHEVRGGVAAAAQALGPGALGPVRVLVTFPGGAASDPKNAAALDAINTEISKAPDVVSVSTPVFADNNSSALISAILSVDPEDLAARNSIDWMRSHLTALPAAKGAQIDVGGPTALIKDFDDRVGHTQPLVFVFVAAIAFVMLLISVRSVFLAFKGVLMTVLSVAAAYGSLVMVFQWGWLEELGFHRITSIDSTIPPLVLAMTFGLSMDYEIFLLTRIRERYVQVGDTRDAVAYGVSTSARTITSAALIMIAVFIGFAFAGMPLVAELGVACAVAIAVDATIVRLILVPALMAMFDQWNWWLPAWLARILPSVDFEKPLPKVDLGDLVVIPDDISSLVPPTADLKMVVKGAAKLKTLAPDAVSVADPLAFTGCSELAGKVKGSDDARARPVRIGPGGTSTVKLIRGYRSARTSTPRPVHPVTMWRGRLAIALDALETGAADDMHGGVERLSPVETTHVQLPTGDRLQIPTCAETLRMQAFLIMCRNSRSDFAEFADLVGGMDTETAAVVLAGMDRYYCSGQPKRQWVATQLVRRLADPDPSDLGDDERWAGPEGAAEWERIRQRCLAVAVAILEEAR; translated from the coding sequence ATGATGCGCCTCAGCAGCAACCTGCGCAGATTCCGCTGGCTGGTGTTCACGTGCTGGTTGCTGGCATTGGTGCCGTCGGTATATCTGGCCCTCACCGAGTCCAATCACCTGACCGGTGGTGGCTTCGACGTGGCCGGCTCCCAGTCGCTGCATGTGCAGTATCAGCTCGAGGACCATTTCCCCGACCAGGGCGCGTCCCCGCTGGCCTTGGTGGCGGCGCCCCGCGCCGACGCCAGCTACGCCGACATGAACACCGCCGTCGCGCAGTTGGAGGAGGCGGCCAAGCAGGTCCCCAGCGTCGTGGTGGTGCCCAACCAAGGTCAGCCCGCACCTGCCCCGGACCGGCCCTACGTGGTGTCGTTGCGGCTGGACTTCAACAACACCGGTGCGGTCGACGTCGCGCGGCAGCTGCGCCAGAAGATCGGTGTGACCGGCGACCAGCCCGGCCAGATCCAGAACGGCCGGGTCAAGCTGTACGTGATCGGTCAGGGCGCGCTCGGCGCCGCCGCTCAGACCAGCACCAAACACGACATCGCCGAGGCCGAGCGATGGAACCTGCCGATCGTTCTGATTGTTCTGCTCGCGGTGTTCGGCTCGCTGGCGGCCGCGGCGGTGCCGCTGCTGCTGGCGGTGTGCACCGTCGTGGTGACGATGGGCGTGGTCTATCTTCTGTCGACCGTCATGAGCATGTCGGTGTTCGTGACGTCGACGGTGTCGATGTTCGGCATCGCGCTGGCCGTCGACTATTCACTGTTCATCCTGATGCGCTACCGCGAGGAACTTCGGGCGGGCCGCGACCCGCAGCAGGCGGCCGATGCGGCGATGGCCACCTCGGGTCTGGCCGTGTTGCTGTCCGGTCTGACCGTGATCGCCTCGCTGACCGGCATCTACCTGATCAACACACCGGTACTGCGGTCGATGGCCACCGGCGCGATCCTGGCCGTCGCCGTCGCGGTGCTGACCTCGACGACGTTGACCCCCGCGGTGCTGGCCACGTTCGGCAGACCGGTGGCCCGACGCTCGCCGCTGCTGCAGTGGTCCCGCCGAGCCGAGGCGACCCAATCGCGGTTCTGGACCCGCTGGGTCGGCGAGGTGATGCGACGGCCATGGCTGTCGGCGCTGGGTGCCACGGCGGTCCTTCTGCTGATGGCCGCGCCGGCGTTCTCGATGGTGCTCGGCAACAGCATGCAGCGACAGTTCCCGGCCACCCACGAGGTCCGCGGCGGGGTGGCCGCGGCCGCCCAGGCACTCGGGCCCGGCGCGCTGGGCCCGGTCCGGGTGCTGGTCACCTTTCCGGGCGGCGCGGCCTCCGACCCGAAGAACGCCGCCGCGCTGGACGCGATCAACACCGAGATCTCGAAGGCGCCCGACGTCGTCTCGGTGTCGACGCCGGTGTTCGCCGACAACAACAGCAGCGCGCTGATCTCGGCGATCCTGTCGGTGGACCCGGAGGATCTCGCCGCCCGCAATTCGATCGACTGGATGCGCAGCCACCTCACCGCACTGCCCGCGGCGAAGGGCGCGCAGATCGACGTCGGCGGCCCGACCGCACTGATCAAGGACTTCGACGACCGGGTCGGGCACACCCAACCGCTGGTGTTCGTGTTCGTCGCGGCGATCGCGTTCGTGATGCTGCTGATCTCGGTGCGGTCGGTGTTCCTGGCCTTCAAGGGCGTGCTGATGACGGTGCTGTCCGTCGCCGCGGCCTACGGCAGCCTGGTGATGGTCTTCCAGTGGGGCTGGCTGGAAGAGCTGGGCTTCCATCGGATCACCTCCATCGACTCGACGATCCCGCCGCTGGTGCTGGCGATGACGTTCGGCCTGTCGATGGACTACGAGATCTTCCTGCTCACCCGCATCCGGGAGCGCTACGTGCAGGTCGGTGACACCCGCGACGCGGTCGCCTACGGCGTGTCCACCAGTGCCCGCACGATCACCAGCGCCGCGCTGATCATGATCGCGGTGTTCATCGGGTTCGCATTCGCCGGCATGCCGTTGGTCGCCGAGCTGGGGGTGGCGTGTGCGGTGGCCATCGCCGTCGACGCCACGATCGTCCGGCTGATCCTGGTGCCTGCGCTGATGGCGATGTTCGACCAATGGAACTGGTGGCTGCCGGCCTGGCTGGCCCGGATCCTGCCGTCGGTCGACTTTGAGAAGCCGCTGCCCAAGGTCGACCTCGGCGACCTCGTCGTCATCCCCGACGACATCTCGTCGCTGGTGCCGCCGACCGCTGATCTGAAGATGGTGGTCAAGGGTGCGGCCAAGCTGAAGACCCTGGCCCCGGACGCGGTCAGCGTGGCCGATCCGCTGGCGTTCACCGGATGCAGCGAGCTGGCGGGCAAGGTCAAGGGCAGTGACGACGCCCGCGCCCGACCGGTGCGCATCGGCCCGGGCGGCACTTCGACGGTCAAGCTGATCCGCGGTTACCGCAGTGCCAGGACGTCGACGCCGCGGCCGGTGCATCCGGTCACGATGTGGCGGGGCCGGCTCGCGATCGCCCTGGACGCGTTGGAGACCGGGGCCGCCGACGACATGCATGGCGGCGTGGAGCGTCTCAGCCCGGTGGAGACCACCCACGTCCAGTTGCCGACCGGTGACCGGTTGCAGATCCCGACGTGTGCAGAGACGCTGCGCATGCAGGCGTTTCTGATCATGTGCCGCAACAGCCGGTCGGATTTCGCCGAGTTCGCCGACCTGGTCGGCGGGATGGATACCGAGACCGCCGCGGTGGTACTCGCAGGGATGGACCGGTATTACTGTTCTGGACAACCTAAGCGACAATGGGTGGCGACTCAGCTGGTCCGCCGGCTGGCCGACCCCGACCCGTCCGATCTCGGCGACGACGAGCGGTGGGCTGGGCCGGAGGGGGCCGCCGAATGGGAGCGGATCAGGCAGCGTTGCCTTGCGGTGGCGGTGGCGATCCTGGAGGAGGCGAGGTGA
- a CDS encoding XRE family transcriptional regulator — MTVAAERDAAPAAQTFIDPRPVEFWPTASIREALETGDITVWQRIVMAIKRDPYGRTARQVEEVLEHSQPYGISKALAEVLLRARSHLEANERAEAARHVRLLLDRSGLAEQEFASRIGVAQSDLVSYLDATVSPPASLMIRMRRLSDRFAKMRAQRASGGQ; from the coding sequence GTGACGGTGGCAGCGGAACGCGATGCCGCACCGGCCGCGCAAACTTTCATCGACCCCCGTCCTGTCGAGTTCTGGCCAACGGCCTCCATCCGCGAGGCGCTCGAGACCGGCGACATCACCGTCTGGCAGCGGATCGTGATGGCCATCAAGCGCGATCCGTACGGCCGGACCGCCCGCCAGGTCGAGGAAGTGCTCGAGCACTCCCAGCCATATGGCATCTCCAAGGCACTGGCCGAGGTGCTGCTGCGCGCGCGCAGCCACCTGGAGGCCAACGAGCGCGCCGAGGCAGCCCGGCACGTGCGGCTGCTGCTCGACCGGTCCGGCTTGGCCGAGCAGGAATTCGCCTCCCGGATCGGGGTGGCCCAGTCGGATCTGGTCTCCTACCTCGACGCCACAGTCAGTCCCCCGGCGTCGCTGATGATCCGGATGCGCAGGCTGTCGGACCGGTTCGCCAAGATGCGCGCCCAGCGCGCGTCCGGCGGGCAATGA
- a CDS encoding CoA-binding protein — translation MSPNSAELEAILRDTRTVAVVGVSDNPARPSHDVYQYLARFSDFELYPVNPNISDIDGVQVYPSLAELPVVPDMVDVFRRYDDLPGVLADTLALSPHPKYLWLQQGLWHDEVAEQARAAGLSVVMDRCLKVDYARLIGR, via the coding sequence GTGAGTCCGAATTCAGCTGAGCTGGAAGCGATTCTGCGCGATACCCGCACGGTTGCGGTGGTGGGGGTCTCCGACAATCCGGCCAGGCCCAGCCATGACGTGTATCAGTACCTGGCGCGGTTCAGCGATTTCGAGCTGTACCCGGTGAACCCGAACATCAGCGACATCGACGGCGTGCAGGTCTATCCGTCGCTGGCCGAACTGCCCGTCGTGCCGGACATGGTTGACGTGTTCCGCCGCTACGACGATCTGCCCGGGGTGCTGGCCGACACGCTCGCACTGAGCCCACATCCGAAATACCTGTGGCTGCAACAGGGTCTGTGGCACGACGAGGTGGCGGAGCAGGCGCGCGCCGCCGGGCTGAGTGTTGTCATGGACCGGTGTTTGAAGGTGGACTACGCCCGGCTCATCGGGCGTTGA